A genomic region of Runella rosea contains the following coding sequences:
- a CDS encoding enoyl-ACP reductase FabI, whose translation MANGILQGKRGIISGALDENSIAWKVAMKAKAEGATFTLTNAPIAMRMGEINKLADACEAEIIPADATSIEEIENLYTKSIDVLGGKVDFVLHSIGMSPNIRKGRPYGDLNYDWFLKSIDVSALSFHKFLQVAEKMDAINEWGSVVALSYMAAQRTFPFYTDMAEAKAMLESIARSYGYRYGKAKNVRVNTVSQSPTKTTAGSGIGGFDKFYDFAEKMSPLGNASADDCANYVVMMFSDYTRMVTMQNLFHDGGFSMIGVSEELLQG comes from the coding sequence ATGGCAAACGGAATTTTACAAGGGAAACGCGGCATCATTTCGGGTGCGCTTGATGAAAACTCAATCGCGTGGAAAGTAGCAATGAAAGCGAAAGCCGAAGGTGCAACTTTCACGCTGACAAACGCCCCTATTGCAATGCGGATGGGCGAAATTAATAAATTGGCGGATGCCTGTGAGGCCGAAATTATCCCCGCAGATGCTACTTCCATTGAAGAAATCGAAAACCTTTACACCAAATCCATTGATGTATTGGGGGGGAAAGTAGACTTTGTGCTTCACTCCATTGGTATGTCGCCAAACATCCGTAAGGGACGCCCGTACGGAGATTTGAATTACGATTGGTTTCTGAAAAGTATTGATGTATCGGCGTTATCGTTTCATAAATTTTTGCAGGTAGCCGAAAAAATGGATGCCATCAACGAATGGGGTAGCGTAGTGGCCTTGTCGTACATGGCAGCACAACGGACGTTTCCTTTTTATACCGATATGGCGGAGGCAAAAGCCATGCTTGAGTCGATTGCCCGCAGCTACGGGTACCGTTATGGTAAAGCAAAAAATGTACGGGTCAATACCGTTTCTCAATCACCTACCAAAACTACGGCAGGGTCAGGAATTGGCGGCTTTGATAAATTTTATGATTTCGCAGAAAAAATGTCTCCCCTTGGCAATGCTTCAGCTGACGATTGCGCCAATTATGTGGTGATGATGTTTTCTGATTATACCCGCATGGTGACCATGCAAAATCTTTTCCACGACGGAGGTTTCTCCATGATTGGCGTTTCGGAAGAACTGCTTCAGGGATAA
- a CDS encoding SDR family NAD(P)-dependent oxidoreductase gives MSRIALITGATSGIGKATAVAFANAGINLILCGRRQERLTELADALGKQVKTTTLLFDVRDSADVLKAIASLPTHFQSIDILVNNAGNAHGMSPIQEGDFGDWDAMMDGNVKGLLYVSKAVIAGMIERGKGHIVNISSVAGKQTYANGAVYCASKKAVEAISEGMRLDLTQHGIKITNIAPGAVETEFSLVRFKGDEGRAAKVYEGFDPLRAEDIADTILYAVNAPAHVTIADVTIYAAAQAAPTTVYRK, from the coding sequence ATGTCACGTATAGCTCTAATTACTGGTGCCACCTCGGGCATTGGAAAAGCCACCGCCGTCGCCTTTGCGAATGCTGGTATCAATTTAATTTTGTGTGGTCGCCGTCAGGAACGATTAACAGAACTAGCAGATGCATTAGGTAAGCAGGTGAAAACCACCACACTCCTTTTTGACGTCCGTGATAGTGCTGATGTATTGAAGGCCATTGCCTCCCTTCCCACTCATTTTCAGTCTATTGATATTTTGGTTAATAATGCTGGCAATGCGCATGGCATGTCGCCGATACAGGAGGGTGATTTTGGTGATTGGGACGCGATGATGGATGGAAATGTGAAAGGACTTTTGTACGTATCAAAGGCGGTGATTGCAGGAATGATTGAACGTGGCAAAGGCCACATTGTGAATATCAGTTCGGTGGCGGGTAAGCAAACCTACGCCAACGGAGCCGTCTACTGTGCTTCCAAAAAAGCGGTCGAAGCCATTAGCGAAGGGATGCGCCTTGATTTGACCCAACACGGGATTAAAATAACCAACATTGCTCCTGGGGCGGTTGAAACAGAGTTTTCGCTTGTTCGATTCAAAGGGGATGAAGGTCGGGCGGCTAAAGTCTATGAAGGGTTTGACCCCCTGCGTGCTGAAGATATTGCCGATACAATTTTGTACGCGGTCAATGCGCCAGCACACGTTACCATTGCCGATGTAACTATTTACGCGGCAGCCCAAGCAGCGCCCACGACCGTTTACCGAAAATAA
- a CDS encoding serine aminopeptidase domain-containing protein — MRFSVAFALFILLFLPFVTSAQHLRHKGSLGISYTEASDSLMSMQHLPDSHGILVKTVMPDFTAARLGIQAGDILVSINETDSLYLFDFRKLEQELYEQEPISITYIRNKKKARAVGNVVAAPKEFSKGEVIYGEVPYQRGYLRSIVHKPLGNSRLPAIFYIQGHECGSVHFTEDSLSPVKQLVDGWVSAGYVVFRVEKPGIGESAGTKECIRLSYEEEKAAFQNAFSAFKKLSFVDSTRYFLFGHALGGVLAPLLAAQSGSKPLGIITYGTVVKPWFEHMIDVYRQKPLLYQESYQSIEANTRMMIPLLYEWLVQAKTPTELLQEPDFEAILTSKENPLAYHRGTFFGRSSAYFTELQQQNLTQAWAQAAVPTLAIHGEFDSEAISPESAQSIARIVNEVRPELGMFRQLKGTDQHFIKVTSFVEAAQLQKSGRYMEYARRHFNPEILTETVQWMKQLNGK, encoded by the coding sequence ATGCGTTTTTCCGTTGCTTTTGCCCTTTTTATCCTACTATTTTTACCCTTCGTCACGTCAGCCCAACACCTTCGGCACAAAGGGAGTTTGGGCATTAGCTACACAGAGGCGAGTGATTCGTTGATGAGTATGCAACACTTGCCCGATAGCCACGGGATTTTAGTGAAGACTGTCATGCCAGATTTTACTGCCGCGCGATTGGGCATTCAGGCGGGCGATATTTTGGTCTCTATCAATGAAACGGATTCTTTGTACCTGTTCGATTTTCGAAAGTTAGAGCAGGAATTATACGAGCAAGAACCAATTTCAATTACCTATATTCGAAATAAAAAGAAAGCCCGAGCCGTTGGGAATGTCGTTGCGGCACCCAAGGAGTTTTCAAAAGGAGAAGTGATTTACGGAGAGGTTCCCTACCAACGAGGGTATTTGCGTTCCATTGTTCATAAGCCATTGGGAAACAGTCGTTTACCCGCTATATTTTACATTCAGGGACACGAGTGTGGTTCCGTTCATTTTACAGAAGATTCGCTTTCTCCCGTCAAACAATTAGTGGATGGTTGGGTGAGCGCTGGGTACGTTGTATTTAGGGTTGAAAAACCAGGAATAGGAGAGAGTGCTGGCACAAAAGAGTGCATTCGGTTGAGTTATGAAGAAGAAAAGGCCGCTTTTCAGAACGCATTTTCGGCTTTTAAAAAGCTTTCTTTTGTTGATAGCACCCGGTATTTTCTTTTTGGGCATGCATTGGGTGGAGTACTGGCTCCATTACTGGCGGCCCAATCGGGATCTAAACCGCTGGGTATCATAACATACGGAACCGTCGTAAAGCCGTGGTTTGAACACATGATTGATGTATACCGCCAAAAGCCATTATTGTATCAGGAATCATATCAATCTATCGAAGCTAATACCCGAATGATGATACCATTGTTGTACGAATGGTTGGTACAGGCAAAAACGCCTACGGAGTTGCTTCAAGAGCCTGATTTTGAGGCCATACTTACATCCAAAGAAAATCCACTCGCCTACCATAGAGGTACTTTTTTTGGACGTTCGTCAGCGTATTTTACCGAACTTCAGCAGCAAAATCTCACGCAGGCGTGGGCACAGGCAGCAGTGCCTACTTTGGCTATTCACGGTGAGTTTGATAGTGAAGCTATCAGCCCAGAATCGGCGCAAAGTATTGCCCGAATTGTTAATGAGGTACGTCCTGAGTTGGGGATGTTTAGGCAATTGAAAGGCACTGATCAGCATTTTATTAAAGTAACTTCTTTTGTTGAAGCGGCTCAATTGCAAAAATCTGGGCGGTATATGGAGTATGCTCGGCGCCATTTTAACCCAGAGATCCTTACGGAAACTGTTCAATGGATGAAACAACTTAACGGGAAATAA
- a CDS encoding rhodanese-like domain-containing protein, translating to MFLNTYHDITLQEAEAMAAQPGSIIVDVREPWEFEEFSIGGTNIPLADIRERRSELFPYQTLIVVCTNGTRSRVAAKDYSRAEAFQEKQIFHLKGGILEVED from the coding sequence ATCTTTTTGAATACTTATCATGATATAACGCTCCAAGAAGCTGAAGCTATGGCTGCCCAACCAGGGAGTATCATTGTGGATGTGCGGGAGCCTTGGGAGTTTGAAGAATTCAGCATTGGCGGCACCAATATTCCCCTTGCAGATATTCGAGAACGTCGCTCCGAATTATTTCCTTATCAAACCCTAATCGTAGTTTGTACCAACGGAACCCGCTCTCGCGTAGCGGCCAAAGATTATTCTCGGGCAGAGGCGTTTCAGGAGAAACAAATTTTTCATCTCAAGGGAGGGATTCTGGAAGTGGAAGATTGA
- a CDS encoding sugar kinase — translation MKKIVTFGQIMMRLSPPGFTRFVQAHQFDITYAGGEANVGIATAQWGVEAVHVTRFPDNDMGRAAIMYLRKYGLNTSEIHFGGDRLPVYYVENGANARASQVIYDRMNDSFCTLDEREFDWERILKGADWFHFTGITPALSKSAAHACLQAVRTARKLGVKVSADVNYRKGLWQWGKTPKEVMPELVEHCDLIVCGNSNADELFDIYPKSGDKNGWVSTMKQVMERFPNLKLALDTKRQSISASHNELKGKAFDGHTYFKTITHDLHHIVDRIGSGDAFIAGFLFGYDYFKRDLQRTLDFATAAAALKHTIEGDFNLVSVDEIQRLATGDTSGKLSR, via the coding sequence ATGAAAAAAATTGTTACGTTCGGTCAAATCATGATGCGGCTGTCGCCGCCGGGATTCACGCGCTTTGTACAAGCCCATCAGTTTGATATAACGTATGCTGGTGGCGAAGCCAATGTCGGGATTGCAACCGCCCAGTGGGGCGTGGAAGCAGTGCACGTAACACGTTTTCCCGATAACGATATGGGTCGTGCCGCCATCATGTACCTTCGCAAATATGGACTCAATACTTCCGAAATTCATTTTGGGGGCGACCGACTACCTGTTTATTACGTTGAAAACGGGGCCAATGCCCGGGCAAGTCAGGTAATCTACGACCGCATGAATGACTCTTTTTGTACGCTTGATGAGCGAGAATTTGACTGGGAGCGTATTCTTAAGGGGGCCGATTGGTTTCATTTTACGGGCATTACGCCCGCTTTGTCTAAAAGTGCCGCTCACGCCTGCCTACAAGCCGTTCGAACCGCGCGTAAATTGGGAGTAAAAGTGTCGGCAGATGTAAACTACCGCAAAGGACTCTGGCAATGGGGCAAGACGCCCAAAGAAGTAATGCCAGAATTGGTCGAGCACTGCGACCTGATTGTGTGTGGAAATTCCAACGCCGACGAATTGTTTGATATTTACCCCAAATCGGGCGACAAAAACGGCTGGGTCTCAACGATGAAACAAGTCATGGAACGCTTTCCAAACCTAAAATTGGCATTGGACACCAAACGGCAGTCCATCAGTGCATCGCACAATGAATTGAAAGGGAAGGCTTTTGACGGCCACACCTATTTCAAAACCATCACCCACGACCTCCACCACATCGTAGACCGAATCGGAAGCGGGGATGCATTCATTGCTGGTTTTCTGTTTGGCTACGATTATTTCAAGAGAGACTTGCAACGTACCCTTGATTTTGCCACTGCCGCCGCCGCACTAAAGCACACCATAGAGGGCGACTTCAATTTGGTAAGCGTAGATGAGATACAACGATTGGCAACGGGAGATACATCAGGGAAGTTATCAAGATAA
- the sppA gene encoding signal peptide peptidase SppA: MWQFIKYVFATIVGLFLFSLLGFFLFIGLAAALGSSEEKTNVEKNSVLKLNLNNSIQEVSVDNPFAELTGGQGDVIGLLDIKSALANAKLDPNIQGVYLDVQYPMVGWASAEEIRDAIIDFKKSKKFVYAYGEVMTEKAYYLASVADKIYLNPAGGMEWNGLSAEYDFYKGTLDKLEIKPLVFRVGEYKSAVEPFFRENMSDASKLQNQVLINTIFNHAVENIAKSRGISAAQLKNLADSLSIDAPQDALKYKLITHVGYYDEVETSLKNELKLKEDDKIKFVGLGKYIKADKLIKEGPSDRRIAVIIGEGAIMSGKSNDGNIGSETIMEELRKARKDKKVKAVVLRINSPGGSALASDVMWREVQLTRKEKPVIASMSDVAASGGYYMAMGCDKIVAQPNTITGSIGVFSVLFNFEDTFRNKLGITFDRVNTNAHADWPSVTRDMTPFENNRLQKSTENIYGIFTRKAAEGRKMPLAKLQTLASGRVWSGKEAKENGLIDEFGGLDKAIQVAAKAAKLKDGDYRIKYPAEKNMVEQLINKFTGDAEEQLMQQKLGDFAPYLKVLKKLQQMQGTQARLPYDIVIK; this comes from the coding sequence ATGTGGCAGTTCATTAAATATGTTTTCGCAACCATCGTCGGTTTATTCCTTTTCTCGTTACTGGGCTTCTTTTTGTTCATTGGTTTAGCGGCTGCGCTCGGCTCATCGGAAGAAAAAACCAACGTTGAGAAAAACTCTGTTCTTAAATTAAATTTAAACAATTCAATTCAGGAAGTTTCAGTCGACAACCCTTTTGCCGAGCTCACAGGCGGGCAAGGAGATGTCATTGGCCTGCTTGATATTAAATCTGCCTTGGCCAATGCCAAACTCGACCCCAACATCCAGGGCGTTTACTTGGACGTTCAATACCCGATGGTTGGCTGGGCCTCGGCCGAAGAAATTCGCGATGCCATCATTGATTTCAAGAAATCGAAGAAATTTGTGTACGCCTACGGGGAGGTAATGACCGAGAAAGCCTATTATTTGGCATCTGTTGCCGACAAAATATACCTCAACCCCGCTGGAGGAATGGAATGGAACGGACTGAGTGCCGAATATGATTTCTACAAAGGAACTCTTGACAAACTTGAGATAAAGCCGTTGGTGTTTCGGGTAGGTGAATATAAAAGCGCCGTGGAGCCTTTCTTCCGCGAAAACATGAGCGACGCCAGCAAGTTGCAGAATCAGGTTTTGATTAACACCATTTTTAACCACGCCGTTGAAAATATTGCTAAATCGCGGGGTATCTCTGCCGCTCAACTCAAAAATCTGGCTGATTCTTTATCCATAGATGCACCTCAAGATGCCCTCAAGTATAAGCTCATCACCCACGTGGGTTATTATGATGAAGTAGAAACTTCACTAAAAAATGAGCTGAAACTGAAGGAGGACGATAAAATCAAATTTGTTGGCCTTGGCAAATACATCAAAGCCGATAAACTCATAAAGGAAGGGCCATCTGACCGCAGAATTGCGGTCATTATCGGAGAAGGCGCCATTATGTCGGGCAAAAGCAACGACGGAAATATTGGCTCCGAAACCATCATGGAAGAACTTCGTAAGGCGCGCAAAGACAAAAAAGTAAAAGCGGTAGTCCTTAGAATTAACTCTCCAGGAGGCAGCGCCCTGGCGTCTGATGTTATGTGGCGCGAAGTGCAACTGACCCGTAAGGAAAAACCCGTGATTGCTTCCATGTCGGACGTAGCAGCCTCTGGCGGCTACTACATGGCGATGGGCTGCGATAAAATTGTAGCTCAACCCAACACGATTACTGGCTCTATTGGGGTGTTCAGCGTACTGTTCAACTTTGAAGATACCTTCCGCAATAAATTGGGTATTACCTTCGACCGCGTCAACACCAACGCCCACGCCGATTGGCCTTCGGTAACCCGTGACATGACTCCTTTTGAGAACAATCGTTTGCAAAAGAGCACCGAAAACATTTATGGCATTTTTACGCGCAAAGCCGCCGAAGGCCGTAAAATGCCACTTGCCAAACTTCAAACTTTGGCTTCAGGACGGGTTTGGTCGGGTAAGGAAGCCAAAGAAAATGGGCTAATTGACGAATTTGGTGGATTGGACAAAGCCATTCAGGTAGCCGCCAAAGCCGCTAAATTGAAAGACGGTGACTATCGTATCAAATACCCTGCGGAGAAAAATATGGTAGAACAGCTCATCAATAAATTCACTGGTGACGCCGAAGAGCAACTGATGCAACAAAAATTAGGTGATTTCGCTCCTTACCTCAAAGTCTTGAAGAAACTGCAACAAATGCAAGGCACCCAAGCCCGCTTGCCGTATGATATAGTGATCAAATAA
- a CDS encoding peroxiredoxin produces the protein MSLRLGDVAPDFEADTTQGHVSFHQWLGDSWGLLFSHPADFTPVCTTELGRTALLKGEFEKRNVKVIAVSVDDLESHNRWVPDINEVNSTVVNFPIIADSDRNVATLYDMIHPNASEKATVRSVFVIGPDKKIKLTLTYPASTGRNFNEILRVIDSLQLTANYQVATPADWKDGEDVIVVPAVSTEDAQKKFTKGLNIVKPYLRYTPQPNK, from the coding sequence ATGTCACTAAGATTAGGCGATGTAGCTCCAGATTTCGAAGCAGACACAACACAAGGTCACGTTAGTTTTCACCAATGGCTTGGTGATTCGTGGGGGCTTCTTTTTTCGCACCCTGCTGATTTTACGCCGGTTTGTACCACAGAATTGGGCAGAACCGCTCTTCTAAAAGGAGAATTTGAAAAACGTAATGTAAAAGTTATTGCGGTAAGTGTGGATGATTTAGAATCTCACAATCGTTGGGTGCCGGATATCAACGAAGTGAACTCCACCGTTGTAAACTTTCCGATCATAGCCGACAGCGATCGTAACGTGGCAACGTTGTATGACATGATTCACCCCAATGCCAGTGAGAAAGCCACTGTACGTTCAGTATTTGTGATTGGACCCGATAAAAAAATAAAATTGACGCTTACATATCCTGCATCAACGGGACGTAATTTTAATGAAATACTTCGGGTAATTGATTCGTTGCAATTGACGGCCAATTATCAGGTGGCTACGCCCGCCGACTGGAAAGATGGTGAGGATGTAATTGTGGTTCCTGCGGTTTCGACCGAAGATGCCCAAAAGAAATTTACGAAAGGGCTAAATATTGTAAAGCCGTATTTGCGTTATACGCCTCAGCCCAATAAATAA
- a CDS encoding YceI family protein, with protein sequence MKTIIIILSISFASLGYLNAQNLYSTSNGETSFFSETPVENIAAVNKFGQAILNTSTNDIVVQMNMKQFDFPNKLMQEHFNENYIESAKYPKAVFKGKINEKIDFTKNGTYDISATGDFNLHGVSKPRTFKGKITVAQGSIGLTTDFEVALTEHNIEVPKVVFMKIAQTIQVKNKYSLAPYVSKK encoded by the coding sequence ATGAAAACAATCATCATCATTTTATCCATTTCTTTCGCGTCGCTTGGCTACCTAAATGCTCAGAATTTGTATTCAACGAGCAACGGGGAAACGAGTTTTTTCTCGGAAACACCCGTTGAAAACATTGCGGCAGTGAACAAATTCGGGCAAGCGATTCTCAACACTTCCACCAACGACATTGTGGTGCAGATGAACATGAAACAGTTTGATTTTCCGAACAAACTCATGCAGGAGCATTTCAATGAAAACTACATTGAATCGGCCAAATACCCCAAGGCGGTCTTTAAAGGAAAAATCAACGAAAAGATTGATTTCACCAAAAACGGCACCTACGACATCTCCGCCACTGGCGATTTCAACCTCCACGGGGTGTCTAAACCACGGACATTTAAAGGTAAAATCACCGTTGCACAGGGCTCAATCGGGCTTACGACAGATTTTGAAGTGGCCTTGACCGAGCACAACATTGAAGTACCAAAGGTGGTCTTTATGAAGATTGCACAGACGATTCAAGTGAAGAATAAGTACAGTCTCGCCCCCTACGTTAGTAAAAAATAG
- a CDS encoding 3-keto-disaccharide hydrolase gives MQKVKFSLVLAAVTLMLTCGFVQKKGKWQNLFNGKDFSGWHAYNKQGQPISDKWQIEDGAMVLTGRGGGDLVTDAEFENFELEMEWKISEKGNSGVMWGVVEDKKYCCPYSTGPEMQVLDDAKHPDALAGKNGNHKAGSLYDMIPPADFSAVKPAGEWNKAKMKIDKGQGTFWLNGKQMVTFPTKGPEWDKLVANSKFKTWEGFAKFAKGKIAIQDHGDKVWFRNIRIREL, from the coding sequence ATGCAAAAAGTAAAGTTTTCACTCGTTTTAGCAGCGGTTACGCTGATGTTGACTTGTGGCTTCGTTCAGAAAAAAGGTAAATGGCAAAACCTTTTCAACGGTAAGGATTTCAGCGGCTGGCACGCTTATAACAAGCAAGGACAACCTATTTCTGACAAATGGCAAATTGAAGATGGCGCCATGGTCTTGACCGGAAGAGGCGGTGGTGACCTTGTCACCGATGCTGAATTCGAGAATTTTGAGTTGGAAATGGAGTGGAAAATCTCCGAAAAAGGAAATAGCGGCGTGATGTGGGGCGTGGTAGAAGATAAAAAATACTGCTGTCCTTATAGTACTGGCCCCGAAATGCAGGTACTCGACGATGCCAAGCACCCAGATGCACTTGCTGGCAAAAATGGCAACCACAAAGCGGGTTCGTTATATGACATGATTCCTCCAGCTGATTTCAGTGCCGTAAAACCTGCGGGCGAATGGAATAAAGCCAAAATGAAAATTGACAAAGGCCAAGGTACTTTCTGGTTGAACGGTAAGCAGATGGTAACGTTTCCCACCAAAGGACCAGAATGGGACAAACTCGTAGCCAATAGCAAATTCAAAACGTGGGAAGGTTTCGCAAAATTTGCGAAAGGAAAAATAGCGATTCAGGACCACGGCGATAAAGTGTGGTTCCGTAATATTCGTATTCGCGAGTTGTAG
- a CDS encoding collagen-like triple helix repeat-containing protein — protein sequence MKTIAMLFLMGLIGLSACNTEGAPGPKGDPGSQGPKGDTGSQGPKGDSGTVNARSFIYSNQQFNALGTPNYDATTKLFTYNSFRTYSPQNYAAIADKGVVLVYLRDQLNAWTLNTIRANYLNVGVSDTPSVIESVVRPQTDKVQIMAKLTTPLETNLFINYRFDVKIILIEPTHSVMGALRTGQVDVKDSRAVERFFNLKQL from the coding sequence ATGAAAACAATTGCAATGTTATTTCTAATGGGCCTTATTGGCCTTTCAGCTTGTAATACCGAAGGAGCGCCTGGCCCGAAAGGGGATCCTGGGTCGCAAGGTCCCAAGGGAGATACTGGGTCGCAAGGTCCCAAGGGAGATTCAGGCACGGTAAATGCTCGGAGTTTCATTTACTCCAACCAGCAGTTTAATGCACTAGGTACTCCAAATTATGATGCCACTACTAAACTGTTCACTTACAATAGTTTTCGGACATATAGTCCACAAAACTACGCTGCAATCGCGGATAAAGGGGTGGTGTTGGTTTACCTTCGGGACCAACTCAACGCGTGGACTTTAAACACGATTCGGGCCAACTATCTCAATGTAGGAGTGAGCGATACCCCAAGCGTGATTGAGTCGGTTGTTCGTCCGCAAACTGACAAAGTTCAGATAATGGCAAAATTAACGACGCCATTAGAGACAAATCTATTTATAAATTACAGATTTGACGTAAAAATCATTCTGATTGAACCCACTCATTCGGTAATGGGTGCGCTGCGTACGGGTCAGGTTGATGTCAAAGACAGCCGAGCTGTTGAGCGATTTTTCAACCTAAAACAGCTTTAA
- a CDS encoding leucine-rich repeat domain-containing protein — protein sequence MKLIYGTLFFLSLFSASAQINIMHFAEAAKKGFTYRKLDSLYRGQRLFYEGTREEYVKEENALLRRKSQIARKIFGIRTDPAAITYHLYTGKTGKFEYLLYEIRGRISPQSEKELIDSLRILLDNYRFGVKIVSSHVSSHFLNLGLIRTIPKGDSVISSLEAALSTTRPDTVKILALNQLELTKVPDVIYRFSNMKELNLSFNELKNVSIDITRLPKLQQIWLNSNQLTDGKLQLPKNKTLRILNIQGNQFTNIPAAVKNCRRLKSLWMGYNNLTALNNRSFTKMRRLQDINLYSCGLKSIPKGIVKMRRLEVLDVYYNELSTLPSSLSRMRKLQQLALSHNQLTQLPNNLGKLKNLQTLYMHHNRLAQLPNSIGKLKSLQILDIGYNQFSTLPNQIAYLQRVEEIDMSYNNLSEVPAPIPHLRQLKKVYLRENPVAQDLQLRERSKSIVQVLEGNDIQVSY from the coding sequence ATGAAACTCATCTACGGAACACTGTTTTTTTTGAGCCTCTTTTCTGCTTCAGCCCAAATCAACATCATGCATTTTGCCGAAGCGGCAAAGAAAGGTTTTACGTATCGGAAGTTAGATAGTTTATACCGTGGACAACGACTATTTTATGAGGGTACGCGGGAAGAATATGTAAAAGAAGAAAACGCGCTTCTTCGTCGAAAAAGCCAAATTGCCCGTAAAATTTTTGGCATTCGGACCGACCCTGCCGCTATTACGTACCATCTTTACACTGGTAAAACCGGTAAGTTTGAATATCTTTTGTACGAAATACGCGGTAGAATTTCGCCCCAATCGGAAAAAGAGCTCATTGACTCTCTCCGAATATTACTTGATAATTACCGTTTTGGCGTCAAAATCGTTTCTTCGCATGTATCCTCCCATTTCCTAAACCTGGGGCTTATCCGAACGATTCCAAAAGGCGACAGCGTCATCAGCAGCTTGGAAGCCGCCCTGTCGACTACCCGCCCCGATACCGTCAAGATTTTGGCCCTAAACCAATTGGAACTCACGAAGGTGCCTGACGTTATTTATCGATTCTCCAATATGAAGGAGCTAAATCTAAGTTTTAACGAACTGAAAAACGTTTCTATTGACATAACCCGCCTTCCAAAATTACAACAGATTTGGCTCAACAGTAATCAATTGACAGACGGCAAGTTACAGCTCCCTAAAAACAAAACCCTACGGATTTTAAACATACAAGGGAATCAATTTACGAACATCCCAGCGGCTGTAAAAAACTGCCGACGACTCAAAAGTTTGTGGATGGGTTACAACAATCTCACGGCGCTTAATAATCGGAGTTTTACTAAAATGCGGCGTTTACAGGACATCAATCTATATTCTTGTGGACTTAAATCTATCCCCAAAGGTATTGTAAAAATGCGACGGCTGGAGGTATTAGACGTTTATTACAATGAACTCTCTACCCTGCCTTCTTCCTTGAGTCGGATGCGAAAATTGCAACAACTGGCCCTTTCTCACAACCAACTCACCCAACTACCCAACAATCTGGGGAAATTAAAAAACCTCCAAACCCTCTATATGCACCATAATCGGCTCGCCCAACTTCCCAACAGCATTGGAAAACTTAAATCATTGCAAATTTTGGACATTGGTTACAATCAGTTCAGCACCCTGCCCAACCAAATTGCGTATTTGCAACGTGTTGAAGAGATTGATATGAGCTATAACAATCTGAGTGAGGTACCTGCTCCCATTCCCCACCTGCGTCAGCTCAAAAAGGTTTATTTACGTGAAAACCCTGTAGCTCAGGACCTACAGCTTCGCGAACGCTCCAAGTCTATCGTACAAGTATTGGAAGGCAATGACATTCAAGTTTCTTATTGA
- a CDS encoding ATP-binding cassette domain-containing protein, producing the protein MKFFKSLEADSIELAYGERKILQSIYLKMPFGEVTAILGRNGCGKSSLLQIIFGTLKPVFKSVRWDGRFVEFPYREHHLVRYLPQHHLTPPSLRVQETFKWYDSLVDDSFGERWQVVKNKRFGELSGGERRFWETLLILFSPVQYVLLDEPFSHLSPIYVEELKWLITSQKAQKGILITDHLYRDVLDIADQSYFLQNGTTYLLTNPLRDLMDRGYIPE; encoded by the coding sequence ATGAAATTCTTCAAAAGTTTGGAAGCCGATAGCATTGAACTTGCTTATGGCGAACGAAAAATTCTGCAAAGCATTTACCTGAAAATGCCCTTTGGCGAAGTAACGGCCATTTTAGGGAGGAATGGTTGTGGAAAATCAAGCTTACTGCAAATCATTTTCGGGACCTTGAAGCCCGTATTTAAGTCGGTGCGTTGGGACGGGCGTTTCGTTGAATTTCCCTATCGAGAGCATCACCTCGTGCGGTATTTGCCGCAACACCACCTCACGCCGCCCTCTCTGCGGGTACAGGAGACGTTTAAATGGTATGATTCTCTGGTGGATGATTCTTTCGGTGAAAGATGGCAAGTGGTTAAAAACAAGCGTTTTGGTGAACTGTCGGGCGGGGAGAGGCGGTTTTGGGAAACGTTATTGATTCTTTTTTCACCCGTTCAATACGTTTTGTTGGATGAGCCTTTTTCGCACCTTTCACCCATTTATGTGGAGGAGTTGAAATGGCTGATTACGTCCCAAAAGGCCCAAAAAGGAATCCTCATCACCGATCACCTTTACCGAGACGTTTTGGACATTGCCGATCAAAGCTATTTTTTACAAAATGGCACGACTTATTTGTTAACCAATCCACTCCGTGATTTGATGGATAGGGGGTATATTCCTGAGTGA